A genomic segment from Neodiprion lecontei isolate iyNeoLeco1 chromosome 1, iyNeoLeco1.1, whole genome shotgun sequence encodes:
- the LOC107219425 gene encoding uncharacterized protein LOC107219425 isoform X1, translated as MSQEHKWRPWMPAGAEEAAGGEGSMEIYIETLMGLAFEMTVSPNDTIGFIKQKIQRVEGIPVSQQNIVYNLCELSDSSTLLDHNIREGATLKLVLSMRGGPISTRRLPQVDDYSIRELREFVENNKENMMDQLPPGCRVTVLVFREGDSVSLFKVIENDDGTYSPIADSWSGSSIRNIFSDSDCEEVAERLQENSTTMEKMHALRQQMEKLSIQKSKKSKKKDEDEKTSVVDSLVSSNVVCREDENFRNTTLLPPIAAPKLPDPNTASFNLSSMPKKYLNRRPRELKSLPPEYYNALRMPSNKEYDDIVTHKFVPNKLDPMNQELQLNQRGFGSIGSEMASQTKNFGHIGSEMMARKKREQELANSKSKPFSTDPCNNMYLNANFERYDPTNWQRNENTDKDLTLPDLRKKSFDNFSDPNVYRSHRHSPTLSNHENMPMECSSSSIAIVEEENPLDTNFSQSPITVTSTESTTVAISQLPSERLSKSKSTSKGRFRLRRYGLVFTDHERPKTCPDLKICQKSYTDLMSDKTYSYEESDTDSKCEYDEIFPKQKSCDVSQENIAGKHIIENPKFENGFADHSICMENVNDLLAQRMSDTSAYDYESEKDFTNFNASDKTRLFHQSLYNRITTGRNYITHKLGESSFEGGDNSFPKYDNTEGRLHHSGNDSNVHFLGRVKSPVLNAKDIFESSYENKESLFGLGNDGARITDASGYDSSESSYLQLDTAELQTVSGAEPQLQVLGRVRSPILSTKDIFHVDNQESTGFKPSSSSRLEELGIEQKIKILGRVKSPVLATDNYNFEKEHALYNPTPSDAAFFEKQIKILGRVTSPILSSEEYSYDKEDILYRPNFPVNDTRLDKHIQILGKVQKSAPKDKKNVQPIISNPPKKTTVKTRCFHCHKRLNITNIYNCRCGNLFCSAHRYSEVHGCNYDYKTAGRKFLEQNNPLVTAPKLPKI; from the exons ATGTCTCAGGAGCATAAGTGGCGGCCCTGGATGCCGGCAGGTGCTGAAGAAGCTGCTGGCGGTGAAGGGTCTATGGAAATTTATATCGAAACATTGATGGGCCTTGCATTCGAAATGACTGTGTCGCCCAATGATACCATCGgatttataaaacaaaaaattcaacgtgtcGAAG GTATTCCAGTATCTCAGCAGAACATAGTATATAATTTATGCGAACTCTCCGATTCAAGTACACTTTTGGACCATAACATACGGGAAGGTGCTACCTTGAAGCTGGTCTTGTCAATGCGAGGTGGACCTATTAGCACGCGTCGTTTACCCCAAGTGGATGATTATTCCATTAGAGAACTTCGCGAATTTGTCGAAAATAACAA AGAAAATATGATGGATCAGCTGCCACCAGGGTGTCGAGTGACGGTTCTTGTATTTAGAGAGGGCGATTCTGTCAGTTTGTTTAAAGTGATTGAGAATGACGATGGCACCTACTCTCCCATCGCTGATTCGTGGAGTGGATCATCGATAAG AAACATTTTCTCGGACTCTGATTGCGAAGAGGTAGCTGAGAGACTGCAAGAAAATTCTACAACTATGGAAAAGATGCATGCTCTGAGACAACAAATGGAGAAGCTCTCGATTCAGaag TCaaagaaatcgaagaaaaaagatgagGATGAAAAAACCAGTGTTGTGGATTCTTTGGTAAGCTCAAACGTGGTATGCAGGGAGGacgaaaattttagaaataccACTCTTTTACCTCCAATTGCAGCTCCTAAACTCCCTGACCCTAATACTGCGAGTTTTAATTTGAGCAGTAtgccaaaaaaatatttaaaccgTAGACCCAGAGAACTGAAATCTCTGCCACCAGAATACTATAACGCTTTACGAATGCCTTCAAATAAGGAATACGACGATATCGTCACGCATAAATTTGTGCCTAATAAGTTGGACCCCATGAATCAGGAGTTGCAATTAAATCAGAGAGGATTTGGCTCAATAGGAAGCGAAATGGCATctcaaacaaaaaattttggtcacATTGGGAGCGAAATGATGGCTCGGAAGAAGCGCGAACAAGAATTGGCCAACAGCAAATCAAAACCGTTCTCAACCGACCCATGCAATAATATGTATCTCAATGCAAACTTCGAAAGATACGACCCAACAAACTggcaaagaaatgaaaacacaGATAAAGACCTTACACTACCGGACCTGCGCAAAAAGAGCTTTGACAATTTTAGCGACCCCAACGTGTACAGATCACACCGACATTCTCCTACTTTATCAAATCATGAGAATATGCCAATGGAATGCTCTTCTTCAAGTATAGCGATAGTCGAGGAAGAGAATCCCCTGGATACAAACTTTTCACAAAGCCCAATCACAGTAACATCGACTGAATCCACGACAGTTGCCATATCACAATTACCTTCCGAAAGACTCTCCAAATCTAAGAGTACATCTAAAGGTAGATTTAGATTAAGAAGATACGGATTGGTATTTACAGATCACGAACGTCCAAAAACCTGTCCAGACCTaaagatctgtcaaaaatcttacACTGATCTGATGTCTGACAAAACGTATAGCTATGAAGAATCTGACACAGATTCGAAATGCGAATACGACGAAATTTTTCCCAAACAAAAAAGCTGTGATGTTAGCCAGGAGAATATTGCTGGAAAACATATAATTGAGAAtccgaaattcgaaaatgggTTTGCTGATCACAGTATCTGTATGGAAAATGTAAATGATTTGTTAGCTCAACGTATGTCTGACACCTCAGCATACGATTATGAATCTGAGAAAGATTTCACTAATTTCAACGCATCTGATAAAACTCGATTATTTCATCAATCTCTGTATAACAGAATAACAACAGGGCGTAATTACATTACTCACAAACTCGGCGAGTCTAGTTTTGAAGGGGGAGATAATAGCTTTCCTAAATACGACAATACAGAAGGTAGATTACATCATTCTGGAAATGATTCCAATGTTCACTTCTTAGGTAGAGTAAAGAGTCCGGTACTTAATGCTAAGGATATATTCGAATCAAgttatgaaaataaagaaagtttGTTTGGTTTGGGAAACGATGGAGCAAGAATTACGGATGCATCTGGTTACGACAGTAGTGAATCAAGCTATCTTCAGCTTGATACTGCTGAATTACAGACAGTTAGTGGAGCAGAACCACAGTTACAGGTTCTTGGGCGTGTTCGTAGTCCGATTCTTAGTAcgaaagatatttttcatgTAGATAACCAGGAATCTACCGGATTTAAGCCCTCATCTTCGAGCAGACTAGAAGAACTTGGTATCgagcaaaaaattaaaatacttgGGCGTGTTAAGAGCCCTGTTTTAGCCAcagataattataatttcgaaaaagagcaTGCTTTGTATAATCCAACTCCTTCTGACGCTGCCTTCTTtgagaaacaaataaaaatcttaGGCAGAGTTACAAGTCCGATTCTTTCATCGGAAGAATACAGCTATGACAAGGAAGATATATTGTACCGTCCAAATTTTCCCGTTAACGATACTCGTTTGGATAAgcatattcaaattttaggTAAGGTACAAAAAAGTGCAccaaaagataaaaagaatGTACAGCCCATCATTTCTAATCCCCCTAAAAAAACGACAGTAAAAACACGTTGCTTCCACTGCCATAAGCGCCTAAATATTACTAACATCTACAATTGCCGTTGCGGAAATCTATTTTGCTCGGCCCACAGGTACTCCGAAGTTCACGGCTGCAATTATGACTATAAAACAGCAGGTAGAAAATTTCTTGAGCAAAACAACCCGTTAGTTACAGCCCCCAAATTGCCTAAGATATAA
- the LOC107219425 gene encoding uncharacterized protein LOC107219425 isoform X2 — translation MPAGAEEAAGGEGSMEIYIETLMGLAFEMTVSPNDTIGFIKQKIQRVEGIPVSQQNIVYNLCELSDSSTLLDHNIREGATLKLVLSMRGGPISTRRLPQVDDYSIRELREFVENNKENMMDQLPPGCRVTVLVFREGDSVSLFKVIENDDGTYSPIADSWSGSSIRNIFSDSDCEEVAERLQENSTTMEKMHALRQQMEKLSIQKSKKSKKKDEDEKTSVVDSLVSSNVVCREDENFRNTTLLPPIAAPKLPDPNTASFNLSSMPKKYLNRRPRELKSLPPEYYNALRMPSNKEYDDIVTHKFVPNKLDPMNQELQLNQRGFGSIGSEMASQTKNFGHIGSEMMARKKREQELANSKSKPFSTDPCNNMYLNANFERYDPTNWQRNENTDKDLTLPDLRKKSFDNFSDPNVYRSHRHSPTLSNHENMPMECSSSSIAIVEEENPLDTNFSQSPITVTSTESTTVAISQLPSERLSKSKSTSKGRFRLRRYGLVFTDHERPKTCPDLKICQKSYTDLMSDKTYSYEESDTDSKCEYDEIFPKQKSCDVSQENIAGKHIIENPKFENGFADHSICMENVNDLLAQRMSDTSAYDYESEKDFTNFNASDKTRLFHQSLYNRITTGRNYITHKLGESSFEGGDNSFPKYDNTEGRLHHSGNDSNVHFLGRVKSPVLNAKDIFESSYENKESLFGLGNDGARITDASGYDSSESSYLQLDTAELQTVSGAEPQLQVLGRVRSPILSTKDIFHVDNQESTGFKPSSSSRLEELGIEQKIKILGRVKSPVLATDNYNFEKEHALYNPTPSDAAFFEKQIKILGRVTSPILSSEEYSYDKEDILYRPNFPVNDTRLDKHIQILGKVQKSAPKDKKNVQPIISNPPKKTTVKTRCFHCHKRLNITNIYNCRCGNLFCSAHRYSEVHGCNYDYKTAGRKFLEQNNPLVTAPKLPKI, via the exons ATGCCGGCAGGTGCTGAAGAAGCTGCTGGCGGTGAAGGGTCTATGGAAATTTATATCGAAACATTGATGGGCCTTGCATTCGAAATGACTGTGTCGCCCAATGATACCATCGgatttataaaacaaaaaattcaacgtgtcGAAG GTATTCCAGTATCTCAGCAGAACATAGTATATAATTTATGCGAACTCTCCGATTCAAGTACACTTTTGGACCATAACATACGGGAAGGTGCTACCTTGAAGCTGGTCTTGTCAATGCGAGGTGGACCTATTAGCACGCGTCGTTTACCCCAAGTGGATGATTATTCCATTAGAGAACTTCGCGAATTTGTCGAAAATAACAA AGAAAATATGATGGATCAGCTGCCACCAGGGTGTCGAGTGACGGTTCTTGTATTTAGAGAGGGCGATTCTGTCAGTTTGTTTAAAGTGATTGAGAATGACGATGGCACCTACTCTCCCATCGCTGATTCGTGGAGTGGATCATCGATAAG AAACATTTTCTCGGACTCTGATTGCGAAGAGGTAGCTGAGAGACTGCAAGAAAATTCTACAACTATGGAAAAGATGCATGCTCTGAGACAACAAATGGAGAAGCTCTCGATTCAGaag TCaaagaaatcgaagaaaaaagatgagGATGAAAAAACCAGTGTTGTGGATTCTTTGGTAAGCTCAAACGTGGTATGCAGGGAGGacgaaaattttagaaataccACTCTTTTACCTCCAATTGCAGCTCCTAAACTCCCTGACCCTAATACTGCGAGTTTTAATTTGAGCAGTAtgccaaaaaaatatttaaaccgTAGACCCAGAGAACTGAAATCTCTGCCACCAGAATACTATAACGCTTTACGAATGCCTTCAAATAAGGAATACGACGATATCGTCACGCATAAATTTGTGCCTAATAAGTTGGACCCCATGAATCAGGAGTTGCAATTAAATCAGAGAGGATTTGGCTCAATAGGAAGCGAAATGGCATctcaaacaaaaaattttggtcacATTGGGAGCGAAATGATGGCTCGGAAGAAGCGCGAACAAGAATTGGCCAACAGCAAATCAAAACCGTTCTCAACCGACCCATGCAATAATATGTATCTCAATGCAAACTTCGAAAGATACGACCCAACAAACTggcaaagaaatgaaaacacaGATAAAGACCTTACACTACCGGACCTGCGCAAAAAGAGCTTTGACAATTTTAGCGACCCCAACGTGTACAGATCACACCGACATTCTCCTACTTTATCAAATCATGAGAATATGCCAATGGAATGCTCTTCTTCAAGTATAGCGATAGTCGAGGAAGAGAATCCCCTGGATACAAACTTTTCACAAAGCCCAATCACAGTAACATCGACTGAATCCACGACAGTTGCCATATCACAATTACCTTCCGAAAGACTCTCCAAATCTAAGAGTACATCTAAAGGTAGATTTAGATTAAGAAGATACGGATTGGTATTTACAGATCACGAACGTCCAAAAACCTGTCCAGACCTaaagatctgtcaaaaatcttacACTGATCTGATGTCTGACAAAACGTATAGCTATGAAGAATCTGACACAGATTCGAAATGCGAATACGACGAAATTTTTCCCAAACAAAAAAGCTGTGATGTTAGCCAGGAGAATATTGCTGGAAAACATATAATTGAGAAtccgaaattcgaaaatgggTTTGCTGATCACAGTATCTGTATGGAAAATGTAAATGATTTGTTAGCTCAACGTATGTCTGACACCTCAGCATACGATTATGAATCTGAGAAAGATTTCACTAATTTCAACGCATCTGATAAAACTCGATTATTTCATCAATCTCTGTATAACAGAATAACAACAGGGCGTAATTACATTACTCACAAACTCGGCGAGTCTAGTTTTGAAGGGGGAGATAATAGCTTTCCTAAATACGACAATACAGAAGGTAGATTACATCATTCTGGAAATGATTCCAATGTTCACTTCTTAGGTAGAGTAAAGAGTCCGGTACTTAATGCTAAGGATATATTCGAATCAAgttatgaaaataaagaaagtttGTTTGGTTTGGGAAACGATGGAGCAAGAATTACGGATGCATCTGGTTACGACAGTAGTGAATCAAGCTATCTTCAGCTTGATACTGCTGAATTACAGACAGTTAGTGGAGCAGAACCACAGTTACAGGTTCTTGGGCGTGTTCGTAGTCCGATTCTTAGTAcgaaagatatttttcatgTAGATAACCAGGAATCTACCGGATTTAAGCCCTCATCTTCGAGCAGACTAGAAGAACTTGGTATCgagcaaaaaattaaaatacttgGGCGTGTTAAGAGCCCTGTTTTAGCCAcagataattataatttcgaaaaagagcaTGCTTTGTATAATCCAACTCCTTCTGACGCTGCCTTCTTtgagaaacaaataaaaatcttaGGCAGAGTTACAAGTCCGATTCTTTCATCGGAAGAATACAGCTATGACAAGGAAGATATATTGTACCGTCCAAATTTTCCCGTTAACGATACTCGTTTGGATAAgcatattcaaattttaggTAAGGTACAAAAAAGTGCAccaaaagataaaaagaatGTACAGCCCATCATTTCTAATCCCCCTAAAAAAACGACAGTAAAAACACGTTGCTTCCACTGCCATAAGCGCCTAAATATTACTAACATCTACAATTGCCGTTGCGGAAATCTATTTTGCTCGGCCCACAGGTACTCCGAAGTTCACGGCTGCAATTATGACTATAAAACAGCAGGTAGAAAATTTCTTGAGCAAAACAACCCGTTAGTTACAGCCCCCAAATTGCCTAAGATATAA
- the LOC107219431 gene encoding probable ATP-dependent RNA helicase DDX10 — protein MSNKGTKKKVKIYHKKKYEPEEKIIEKLQAAYKTVDISKVKTFSDLPLSQRTLRGLKVNEFLEPTEIQRQSIALALRGLDILGAAKTGSGKTLAFLIPILEILYCKQWTRLDAVGALVITPTRELAYQIYETLRKVGCYHDFSAGLIIGGKDLHFEKKRMHQCNIVICTPGRLLQHMDENPLFDCVNMQVLVLDEADRCLDMGFEQTMNSIIENLPSQRQTLLFSATQTKSVKDLARLSLHDPMYVSVHEHATHKTPERLQQSYVVCNLEDKMSMLWSFVRNHLRQKILVFFSSCKQVKYVNDMFCRLKPGVSLLALYGTLHQLKRMAIYEAFCKKQHAVLFATDIAARGLDFPAVNWVVQMDCPEDVNAYIHRAGRTARFQRGGESLLVLLPSEINMIEQLQEHKVPINVIKINPNKLQSPHRKMEALLARDVALKETAQRAFVAYVKSVFLMKDKSIFDVHQLNTDAYAKSLGLAIPPRIRFLQKINKAKENLRAKKLSKLNDSTNSEISQKLSNYNIESDSDSDKGSGNSTSGNEPRENSDNEYHAVDSRDRRDTFFGNEDSDSDENILTVKRRDIDIQDGNDSLNDHTEDKYTENIDNTNTAKKKAVTKAALAKKILKKKIVANKKTTFDDEGQVIVNPTKSKMSERAREYENEESSGIDIEKAKAILREEDRFDKERFKERIRAKHREEKQKLKASRKKVHEEVEQEGEDAEDEGDSDGSSDENEPDLSWLPDPDKIYGKREDTDAVQFDNASEDTDEIDRIPKRKLLDNEEINGKKNRKKAKLSDKNVGLSLLEDEELALQLLKNRFIK, from the exons ATGTCGAATAaagggacgaaaaaaaaagtcaagatataccataagaaaaaatatgaacctGAAGAGAAGATCATTGAAAAACTTCAAGCTGCCTATAAAACG GTCGATATTTCTAAAGTCAAGACTTTTTCCGACCTCCCACTGTCGCAGCGAACTCTAAGAGGTTTGAAAGTAAACGAGTTCCTCGAGCCGACGGAAATTCAACGACAAAGCATCGCTTTAGCATTGCGTGGCCTTGATATTTTGGGAGCAGCAAAAACAGGCAGCGGAAAAACTTTAGCCTTTTTAATACcg ATTTTAGAGATTTTGTACTGTAAACAATGGACACGATTGGATGCTGTTGGAGCCCTGGTTATCACGCCAACCAGGGAGTTGGCTTATCAAATATACGAAACCTTAAGAAAAGTTGGCTGTTACCATGATTTTTCGGCTGGTCTTATTATCGGCGGTAAAGATctgcattttgaaaaaaaacggatgCATCAGTGCAACATTGTCATCTGTACGCCTGGTAGATTGTTGCAACATATGGATGAGAATCCATTATTTGACTGTGTGAATATGCAG GTATTAGTTCTTGATGAAGCTGATCGATGTTTAGATATGGGATTCGAGCAAACGATGAATAGCATTATTGAGAATTTGCCATCTCAACGGCAAACACTTTTATTTTCAGCAACGCAAACTAA GTCAGTCAAGGATTTGGCCAGATTGAGTTTACATGATCCAATGTATGTATCTGTTCATGAACATGCCACACATAAGACACCAGAGCGTTTACAACAGAGTTATGTTGTCTGTAATTTGGAGGATAAAATGTCAATGTTGTGGTCTTTTGTTAGGAATCATTTGCGGCAAAAAATACTTGTATTTTTCTCCAGCTGCAAACAG GTCAAATACGTGAATGATATGTTTTGCCGTTTAAAACCAGGAGTAAGTTTGCTTGCATTGTATGGTACACTTCACCAGTTGAAACGAATGGCTATTTATGAAGCATTTTGCAAAAAACAGCATGCTGTACTTTTTGCTACTGATATTGCCGCCAGAGGATTAG ATTTCCCGGCGGTGAATTGGGTAGTGCAAATGGATTGTCCAGAAGATGTCAATGCTTATATACATCGAGCAGGTAGAACTGCCAGATTCCAAAGAGGTGGAGAATCCTTACTTGTTTTACTGCCAAGTGAGATCAATATGATTGAGCAACTGCAGGAACATAAAGTTCCTATTAATGTTATCAA AATCAATCCGAATAAACTGCAGTCCCCTCATAGAAAGATGGAAGCATTACTTGCTAGAGATGTGGCGCTGAAAGAGACGGCTCAGAGAGCCTTTGTTGCTTATGTAAAATCCGTCTTTCTTATGAAAGACAAGAGTATATTCGACGTGCATCAGCTAAATACGGATGCCTATGCCAA ATCATTGGGATTGGCAATACCACCCAGGATAcgatttcttcaaaaaatcaataaagCGAAGGAAAATCTACGTGCGAAAAAACTCAGTAAATTAAACGATTCTACAAATTCCGAAATATCACAAAAACTAAGTAATTATAACATCGAATCAGATAGTGATTCCGATAAAGGATCTGGAAATAGCACGAGTGGCAATGAGCCACGTGAGAATAGTGACAATGAATATCATGCTGTTGATTCGCGGGATCGAAGAGACACATTTTTTGGCAATG AGGATAGTGACAGTGACGAAAATATTCTAACTGTAAAACGGCGAGACATAGACATCCAAGACGGCAACGATTCTCTGAACGATCATACGGAAGATAAATATACTGAAAACATAGACAATACAAATACAGCAAAGAAGAAAGCTGTCACAAAAGCTGCATTAgctaaaaaaattctgaagaagaaaatagttgcgaataaaaaaactacTTTTGATGATGAGGGCCAG gTGATTGTAAACCCTACAAAATCTAAAATGTCTGAGAGAGCACGTGAATACGAAAATGAAGAGAGCTCTGGgattgatattgaaaaagcAAAGGCGATACTACGTGAGGAGGATCGTTTTGATAAAGAACGATTCAAAGAAAGAATAAGAGCAAAACATCGGGAAGAGAAACAGAAACTGAAAGCTAGCAGAAAGAAGGTTCATGAGGAGGTAGAACAAGAAGGAGAGGATGCAGAGGATGAAGGAGATAGTGATGGTAGTAGCGATGAGAACGAGCCAGACCTGTCCTGGTTGCCAGATCCAGATAAAATTTATGGCAAACGCGAGGATACCGATGCTGTTCAATTTGATAATGCCAGTGAAGATACTGATGAAATTGACAG aataCCCAAAAGAAAGTTGTTAgataatgaagaaataaacggaaagaaaaatagaaaaaaggcTAAATTGAGCGATAAGAATGTTGGTCTTAGTCTACTCGAAGATGAAGAGCTTGCTTTACAACTTCTGAAAAATCG ATTTATAAAGTAA
- the LOC107219432 gene encoding FAD-linked sulfhydryl oxidase ALR translates to MVFDKPCRTCTDFKTWAKLQKETFDSEQKTEQKVKEAQGSAQQVESTGATNRRNDCPLDKDELGSKTWAFLHTMAAYYPDKPTSEQKTDMKNFFTIFSKFYPCNTCAEDLQVQLKKSPPQTESQHQLSQWLCNIHNQVNEKLAKPSFDCNLVNQRWRDGWLDGSCD, encoded by the exons ATGGTTTTCGACAAGCCCTGTAGAACTTGTACAGATTTTAAAACATGGGCAAAATTACAGAAGGAAACATTCGATTCAGAACAA AAAACAGAACAAAAGGTGAAAGAGGCTCAGGGCTCTGCGCAGCAGGTAGAGTCTACAGGAGCAACAAATAGGCGCAATGATTGTCCTCTTGATAAAGATGAGCTAGGTTCTAAAACGTGGGCTTTTCTGCATACGATGGCTGCCTACTATCCTGATAAACCAACAAGCGAGCAAAAGACGGACATGAAGAACTTCTTCActatattttccaagttttaTCCATGTAATACATGCGCAGAGGATTTGCAGGTGCAACTAAAAAAGTCACCACCACAAACTGAGTCCCAGCATCAACTGAGCCAATGGCTTTGCAATATACACAATCAagtcaatgaaaaattagcaAAGCCTTCCTTCGATTGTAATTTAGTTAATCAAAGATGGCGAGATGGATGGTTGGATGGTTCTTGTGACTGA
- the LOC107219401 gene encoding ribosomal RNA-processing protein 7 homolog A — protein MTVNKQMTNGYKVLWIRYGEPNSERHQIFIKEHSLRKQEPQYPKGRTLFVLNISPYISADSITNAFAERCGPVKSVTFAPRHEESQNGFKVCYIVFEKESGLDKALLLPENYVLLLKSTEDSTTGIIKWCKQYNNSVCDEEKTQKEIEEYMHGYDQRVANRLMEASAKAENRGNPDGWTVVTGTKKRGQRALLRKESAIGKVRQKQAKSNEKKQLLNFYTFQIRESKKQNLAELRKKFEQDKEKLQQLKIKRTFKPF, from the exons ATGACAGTGAACAAGCAAATGACTAACGGATATAAAG TGTTGTGGATTCGATACGGAGAGCCAAACTCAGAGCGGCATCAGATATTCATAAAAGAGCACTCCTTGAGGAAACAGGAGCCTCAATACCCAAAGGGACGCACGCTGTTTGTACTAAACATCTCACCCTACATCAGCGCTGATAGTATTACGAATGCATTTGCAGAGAGATGCGGCCCTGTCAAATCTGTGACATTTGCACCAAGGCATGAAGAATCTCAAAACGGATTCAAAGTCTGCTATATTGTCTTTGAAAAAGAATCTGGCTTAGACAAAGCTTTATTATTGCCTGAAAATTATGTCTTATTGTTGAAATCTACAGAAGATTCTACTACCGGTATTATAA AATGGTGCAAGCAGTATAACAACTCTGTATGTGATGAGGAAAAGACTCAAAAAGAAATCGAGGAATATATGCATGGCTACGACCAGCGTGTAGCTAATAGATTAATGGAAGCGAGCGCAAAAGCAGAGAATAGAGGGAATCCAGATGGGTGGACTGTTGTCACTGGTACAAAAAAGCGAGGTCAACGCGCATTGTTACGAAAAGAATCAGCCATCGGAAAGGTTCGACAAAAACAGGCGAAAAGCAATGAAAAGAAGCAGTTACTTAACTTCTACACCTTCCAAATTCgtgaatcgaaaaaacaaa aTTTAGCAGAGCTGCGTAAAAAATTCGAGCAAGATAAAGAGAAGTTGCAACAGCTCAAAATTAAGAGAACTTTTAAACCGTTTTAA
- the LOC107219399 gene encoding uncharacterized protein C7orf26 homolog, whose translation MSTNDFIQALRKLDFPFCAREALCRIEMLCARPGKQMDLQMDLISEFVFGEIERRKKRMTPSAIQELQLVEVLSDFFQSPGGSPAVRNAVFLSLFPAESSRHTILGNLVSLAITTHNKPVLNATGIWMQQLGSTSVQSVGLARHILQDYFVLTPNTVDKLKQLPLLAPHFTANLLTAIGEVYKDRNPPTELLKLIGDWIDENPSLLLTSLMDNPALPTGGIPMTPITPIAGLFRWCVLSPLRHDPATTTTEDGQQKFYSKIQQLLMDSVLRLKNSGSNRHAISAQHLAATARVLTNIPHIQLQSASRDLALERLAQAVSAAMSANCIYGNKQELLALLQPLSYQHFLIEWTLKTNTSKMA comes from the exons ATGTCGacaaatgattttattcaagctTTGAGAAAGCTAGATTTTCCTTTCTGCGCACGAGAAGCCTTGTGCAGAATTG AGATGTTGTGCGCTAGACCTGGGAAGCAGATGGATCTGCAAATGGACCTGATATCGGAATTTGTATTTGGAGAAATTGAAAGGCGTAAGAAACGCATGACACCATCAGCTATACAGGAGTTACAACTGGTCGAAGTTCTAAGTGATTTCTTTCAAAGTCCTGGTGGCAGTCCCGCAGTTCGCAATGCtgtttttttatcgttattccCTGCTGAAAGTTCCAGACACACAATCTTAGGGAATTTAGTATCGCTAGCCATTACCACGCATAATAAACCAGTGTTGAATGCAACTGGAATATGGATGCAGCAGCTGGGCTCGACCTCAGTTCAGAGCGTTGGTTTGGCTCGTCATATCTTACAGGACTATTTTGTACTAACCCCCAATACTGTCGACAAACTCAAGCAGTTGCCACTCTTAGCGCCTCATTTTACGGCAAATCTTCTCACTGCAATAGGTGAAGTTTACAAAGACAGAAACCCACCTACAGAATTGTTGAAACTCATTGGTGATTGGATAGATGAAAATCCCAGTCTATTATTGACATCTTTAATGGATAATCCTGCTCTACCAACTGGAGGCATTCCGATGACTCCAATTACTCCTATAGCTGGCCTTTTTAG GTGGTGTGTACTTAGTCCATTACGACATGATCCTGCAACTACGACTACAGAAGATGGAcagcaaaaattttactcaaagaTACAACAGCTTCTTATGGATTCTGTGCTACGACTGAAAAATAGCGGCAGCAATAGGCATGCTATTTCGGCACAACATCTAGCTGCTACTGCTCGTGTATTAACAAACATTCCACACATACAGTTGCAATCCGCATCCCGTGACCTTGCACTGGAGCGGCTTGCGCAAGCTGTTAGTGCGGCAATGTCTGCAAATTGTATATATGGAAACAAAC AGGAGTTACTTGCTCTGCTGCAACCGTTGTCGTACCAACATTTTCTTATAGAGTGGACGTTAAAAACGAACACATCAAAGATGGCATGA